One Staphylococcus ratti DNA segment encodes these proteins:
- a CDS encoding penicillin-binding protein, whose translation MPKRKIKIKKNKLGAVLLIGFFGLLFFLLVLRYSFVMLTGHSSGEDLIAKANHKYLAKLDEQAERGKIYDRNGKILAEDVDRFKLAAVVDPKASKDSDKIRHVKDKKDTAKKLAKIIDMPEKEIEKRLNVKKAFQVEFGKAGQGLTYQDKEKIEKMKLPGITLYPEVERFYPNGNFASHLVGLAQKNPDTGELKGALGVEKIFDSYLSGKKGHASFSTDIWGYITPNSKNEIAPERGDDVHLTIDSNMQVFVEEALDDMVKRYEPKDIFAVVMDAKTGEILAFSQRPTFNPETGEGFGKKWANDLYQNTYEPGSTFKSFGLAAAIQEGEFDPKKKYESGHRDIQGSRIYDWNKKGWGEINMGLGFTYSSNTLMMKLQDLVGADKMQSWYEKFGFGKSTDSLYDGEASGHIAWDNELMQKTSAFGQSTTVTPAQMLQAQSAFFNKGNMIRPYFIQSIMNPVEDKTFYKGERQETGKPITNDTAEKVKKQLDEVVNSKDSHAKNYRVDGYHIGGKTGTAQVADEKNGGYVQGPNPYFVSFMGHAPSKDPRIVVYAGMSLAQKRDQEAYEMGVSRAFVPIMQNSLQYLNVGNDEVKNNGKLNEVPDVTNQSVQRAEDTLKGKSFNPVVIGKGDKVVNQSPDNKVKLLPNSNVLIMTDGDLTMPDMTGWTRDDIIAFQSLTGIKVKVKGSGFVKSQSISPQATINKKQQVEVELKAQ comes from the coding sequence ATGCCGAAACGCAAAATTAAGATAAAAAAAAATAAGCTAGGAGCAGTCCTCCTGATTGGTTTTTTTGGACTGCTCTTTTTTCTATTGGTTTTAAGATATAGTTTCGTAATGTTAACAGGCCACTCATCTGGAGAAGATTTAATTGCAAAAGCAAACCACAAATACTTAGCTAAGCTCGATGAACAAGCTGAACGAGGTAAAATTTACGACAGAAATGGAAAAATTTTAGCAGAAGATGTAGACCGTTTTAAATTGGCTGCAGTAGTAGACCCTAAAGCGAGTAAAGATTCTGATAAAATACGTCATGTCAAAGATAAAAAAGATACAGCTAAAAAGTTAGCTAAGATTATTGATATGCCTGAAAAAGAAATCGAGAAACGTTTAAATGTCAAAAAAGCGTTTCAAGTTGAGTTTGGGAAAGCAGGTCAAGGCTTAACTTATCAAGATAAAGAAAAAATAGAAAAAATGAAACTACCCGGTATTACGTTATATCCAGAAGTAGAGCGTTTTTATCCTAATGGCAACTTTGCCTCTCACTTAGTTGGTTTAGCCCAAAAAAATCCAGATACTGGAGAGTTGAAAGGAGCATTAGGGGTCGAAAAAATATTCGACAGCTATTTGTCTGGAAAAAAAGGTCACGCGTCATTTTCAACGGATATTTGGGGCTACATCACACCAAATTCAAAAAATGAAATTGCGCCAGAGCGTGGTGACGACGTACATTTAACGATTGATTCTAATATGCAAGTGTTTGTCGAAGAAGCTTTAGATGATATGGTTAAACGTTATGAACCTAAAGATATTTTCGCAGTTGTGATGGATGCTAAAACAGGTGAGATTTTAGCCTTCAGCCAAAGACCTACATTTAACCCTGAGACAGGTGAAGGTTTTGGAAAGAAATGGGCAAACGACCTGTACCAAAATACGTATGAACCAGGATCAACGTTTAAAAGTTTTGGATTAGCGGCTGCGATTCAAGAAGGTGAATTTGATCCAAAGAAAAAGTATGAATCTGGGCATAGAGACATTCAAGGTTCACGTATTTACGACTGGAATAAAAAAGGTTGGGGAGAAATTAATATGGGACTAGGTTTCACATATTCTTCCAACACTTTAATGATGAAATTGCAAGATTTAGTCGGTGCAGATAAAATGCAATCCTGGTATGAAAAATTTGGCTTTGGCAAATCAACAGACAGCTTGTATGATGGCGAAGCAAGCGGCCACATTGCGTGGGATAACGAATTGATGCAAAAAACATCTGCTTTTGGACAGTCTACAACAGTTACACCGGCTCAGATGTTACAGGCGCAATCGGCCTTCTTTAATAAAGGAAATATGATAAGACCTTACTTTATTCAATCGATCATGAATCCGGTTGAAGATAAAACATTTTATAAAGGCGAACGTCAAGAAACCGGCAAACCCATTACCAATGACACTGCAGAAAAAGTTAAAAAGCAGCTAGATGAAGTTGTAAATAGCAAAGACAGTCATGCTAAAAACTATCGTGTAGATGGCTATCATATCGGTGGTAAGACAGGGACTGCTCAAGTTGCTGACGAAAAAAATGGTGGTTATGTACAAGGTCCAAATCCATATTTTGTAAGCTTTATGGGACATGCGCCAAGTAAAGATCCGCGTATCGTCGTTTATGCAGGCATGAGTTTAGCACAAAAACGTGACCAAGAAGCCTATGAAATGGGTGTGAGCCGTGCATTTGTGCCTATCATGCAAAATTCTCTGCAATATTTAAACGTTGGTAACGACGAAGTGAAAAATAATGGGAAATTAAATGAAGTGCCTGATGTCACAAATCAATCTGTTCAAAGAGCAGAAGACACACTTAAAGGTAAATCATTTAATCCTGTTGTTATTGGTAAAGGTGATAAAGTTGTAAATCAAAGTCCAGATAATAAAGTGAAATTACTACCAAACAGCAACGTATTGATTATGACGGATGGAGATCTTACAATGCCAGATATGACAGGGTGGACACGTGATGATATCATCGCTTTTCAATCTCTTACAGGCATAAAAGTAAAAGTGAAAGGGAGTGGATTTGTGAAATCGCAATCTATCTCACCACAAGCTACAATTAATAAAAAACAACAAGTTGAAGTAGAATTAAAAGCGCAATAA
- the mraY gene encoding phospho-N-acetylmuramoyl-pentapeptide-transferase has translation MSFIIAIIAFIITAVLVPVLIPTLKRMKFGQSIREEGPESHMKKTGTPTMGGLTFLISVLVTTLIASIFVDEASPLLLLVFVTLGFGLIGFIDDYIIVVKKNNQGLTSKQKFIAQIAIAVIFFIVAKGMNAFDFSTNINLPFTDFSIPLSFAYVIFIIFWQVGFSNAVNLTDGLDGLATGLSIIGFSMYAIMSFVLGEPAIGLFCIIMVAALAGFLPYNINPAKVFMGDTGSLALGGIFATLSIMLNQELSLLFIGLVFVLETLSVMLQVASFKLTGKRIFKMSPLHHHFELKGWSEWKVVGVFWTVGLISGLIGLWMGVS, from the coding sequence ATGAGTTTTATCATTGCGATCATTGCATTTATCATTACTGCCGTTTTAGTACCAGTATTGATACCAACATTAAAAAGGATGAAATTTGGACAAAGCATTCGTGAAGAAGGCCCTGAAAGTCACATGAAAAAGACGGGTACACCTACGATGGGAGGTTTAACATTCTTAATCAGTGTGTTAGTTACAACGTTGATTGCTAGCATTTTCGTAGATGAAGCAAGCCCATTATTGTTGCTTGTATTTGTTACGTTAGGGTTTGGTTTGATTGGATTTATCGATGACTATATTATTGTTGTTAAGAAGAACAACCAAGGTTTGACAAGTAAACAAAAATTTATCGCACAAATTGCCATTGCAGTCATTTTCTTTATCGTTGCAAAAGGGATGAATGCATTTGATTTTTCAACAAATATTAATTTGCCTTTTACAGATTTCAGTATTCCTTTATCATTTGCATATGTTATTTTTATTATTTTTTGGCAAGTTGGTTTTTCTAATGCGGTTAATTTAACTGACGGTTTAGATGGCTTGGCAACAGGATTGTCTATTATTGGTTTCTCAATGTATGCCATTATGAGTTTTGTGTTAGGAGAGCCAGCAATTGGCCTATTTTGTATTATTATGGTGGCAGCGTTAGCTGGGTTTCTTCCATATAATATTAATCCAGCAAAAGTATTCATGGGAGATACAGGAAGCCTTGCCTTAGGTGGTATTTTTGCAACACTTTCAATTATGCTGAATCAAGAATTATCATTGTTATTTATTGGTCTTGTGTTTGTGTTGGAAACACTTTCCGTAATGTTGCAAGTAGCATCTTTCAAATTAACAGGCAAACGAATTTTTAAGATGAGCCCATTACATCATCATTTTGAGCTTAAAGGATGGAGTGAATGGAAAGTAGTTGGGGTATTTTGGACAGTAGGATTAATTTCTGGCCTTATAGGCTTATGGATGGGAGTGAGCTAA
- a CDS encoding beta-class phenol-soluble modulin: MSDLIKAIKDTVQAGIDHDWVTMGTGIADIVAKGIDVISGFFG, encoded by the coding sequence ATGTCAGATTTAATCAAAGCAATTAAAGATACAGTACAAGCAGGTATTGACCATGATTGGGTAACAATGGGTACAGGCATCGCTGATATCGTTGCTAAAGGTATCGATGTAATCTCAGGTTTCTTTGGCTAA
- a CDS encoding alpha-1/alpha-2 family phenol-soluble modulin, with protein sequence MFWADIILGIIKLIKGLIDTFKKK encoded by the coding sequence ATGTTCTGGGCTGATATCATTCTTGGAATCATTAAATTAATCAAAGGTTTAATTGACACATTCAAAAAGAAATAA
- a CDS encoding N-acetyltransferase produces the protein MTKVEHLDINYRTEKLFEEFRNFGNKDLYMVDEFHGEMIDASSDSPFYGIYVGEKIGARMALYRKGEVEETYFPDYDDYLVVWKLEVLKAYQGKGYGSKLLDFAKSFNEPIKAIARFESKSFFIDNGFTDLEAKNDAGHDILIWDPKKQK, from the coding sequence ATGACAAAGGTGGAACATCTAGATATCAACTATCGTACTGAGAAACTTTTTGAGGAATTTCGAAACTTCGGCAACAAAGACCTCTATATGGTCGATGAATTTCACGGTGAAATGATTGATGCGAGTTCAGATTCACCATTTTACGGTATCTATGTTGGCGAAAAGATTGGAGCCCGAATGGCGCTTTATCGTAAAGGTGAAGTTGAAGAAACGTACTTTCCAGATTATGATGATTACCTTGTTGTGTGGAAATTAGAAGTATTAAAGGCCTATCAAGGAAAAGGTTACGGTTCAAAATTATTAGATTTTGCAAAGTCATTTAATGAACCTATTAAAGCCATTGCAAGATTTGAATCAAAATCATTCTTTATTGATAATGGCTTTACAGATCTCGAAGCTAAAAATGATGCAGGGCATGATATTTTAATTTGGGATCCTAAAAAACAAAAATAA
- the bshC gene encoding bacillithiol biosynthesis cysteine-adding enzyme BshC: MECYNVTVNEKDQFIPKYTNHNQELIQFYDFDPNKEESFATRMARPNNGREQQLAQVIRQYMSDLKLSSAQEHALNQLAQGAKVVIGGQQAGILTGPLYTFHKILSIIVQASQLSETYQQFVVPVFWIAGEDHDFDEVNHTYVYNEEKGQLKKVKYHTLTPPETSVSHFEPESNALMEVVEQYFAQLPETVHTKTLICDLKKMIQQSNHWTDLFKQIIQSCFSDQGLLMIDASHSELRKLELPFLKALFKEHLEVDKAFKNGQNKTQQGGLSKMIETDSNVHLFLEYEGQRQLLKYEEGKYELSKSTNSMTTEEILKLIDQSPERFSNNVVTRPLMQEWLFNTVAFVGGPSEIKYWAELHQVFQNFDIEMPIVLPRLRLTYLTAKTKKLLAQYQLNVSEVIANGTYEAQEKFIRAKASNEVIEEIDAMIKQQEAFYERLANEMSKTEDNQKLLRKNHQIQLHQYQYLKQRYLTNIERENDISMRHFNQLTSALHPMGGLQERILNPLQFLNIFGWDMYTSSTFPPLDYTFEQLIIET; the protein is encoded by the coding sequence ATGGAGTGTTATAACGTCACAGTCAATGAAAAGGATCAATTTATTCCAAAGTATACGAATCACAATCAAGAGTTGATTCAATTTTATGACTTTGATCCTAATAAAGAGGAAAGTTTTGCGACACGCATGGCACGACCGAATAATGGGAGAGAGCAACAACTTGCGCAAGTGATTCGCCAATATATGTCAGATTTAAAGCTATCAAGTGCGCAAGAACATGCTTTAAATCAGCTTGCTCAAGGCGCAAAAGTGGTTATAGGTGGTCAGCAAGCAGGTATTTTAACAGGCCCTTTATATACTTTTCACAAAATATTATCTATTATTGTTCAAGCTTCACAATTATCCGAAACGTATCAACAATTTGTAGTACCCGTATTTTGGATAGCGGGTGAGGACCATGATTTCGACGAAGTGAATCATACCTATGTCTATAATGAAGAAAAAGGTCAGTTGAAAAAGGTAAAGTATCATACTTTAACGCCGCCAGAAACGTCGGTATCTCATTTTGAGCCGGAAAGTAATGCTTTAATGGAAGTGGTTGAACAATATTTTGCTCAGCTTCCAGAGACGGTGCATACTAAAACATTAATCTGCGATTTAAAAAAAATGATTCAACAGAGTAATCATTGGACTGATTTATTTAAACAAATTATTCAAAGTTGCTTTAGCGATCAGGGATTATTAATGATCGATGCTAGTCATTCTGAACTTAGAAAATTGGAACTTCCATTTTTAAAAGCGTTATTTAAGGAACATTTAGAAGTAGATAAGGCGTTTAAAAATGGTCAAAACAAAACGCAACAGGGCGGTCTTTCTAAAATGATAGAAACAGATTCTAATGTGCATCTGTTTTTAGAATATGAGGGACAGCGCCAGTTACTTAAATATGAAGAAGGTAAGTATGAACTGAGCAAATCAACGAATAGTATGACGACAGAAGAAATTTTAAAGTTAATCGATCAATCTCCAGAGCGATTTTCTAATAATGTTGTCACACGTCCATTGATGCAAGAATGGTTATTTAATACAGTGGCCTTTGTAGGAGGGCCAAGTGAAATAAAATATTGGGCTGAACTACATCAAGTTTTTCAGAACTTTGACATTGAAATGCCAATTGTTTTGCCTCGCTTAAGATTGACGTATCTTACAGCTAAAACTAAAAAATTATTAGCACAGTACCAATTAAATGTTTCTGAAGTAATTGCTAATGGGACGTATGAAGCGCAAGAAAAATTTATACGGGCGAAAGCCTCTAACGAAGTGATTGAAGAGATTGATGCTATGATAAAACAACAAGAAGCTTTTTATGAGCGGTTGGCCAACGAGATGTCAAAAACAGAAGATAATCAGAAGCTTTTGAGGAAAAATCACCAAATACAGTTACATCAGTATCAGTATTTAAAACAACGTTATCTTACAAATATTGAAAGAGAAAATGATATAAGCATGCGTCATTTTAATCAATTAACATCGGCTCTCCATCCAATGGGTGGCTTACAAGAACGAATATTAAATCCATTACAATTTTTAAATATTTTTGGGTGGGATATGTACACGTCCTCCACTTTCCCTCCACTTGATTACACATTTGAACAATTGATTATAGAAACCTAG
- the mraZ gene encoding division/cell wall cluster transcriptional repressor MraZ, whose translation MFMGEFENKLDIKGRMIVPSKFRYDLNERFIITRGLDKCLFGYTLDEWQTIEEKMKTLPMTKKDARKFMRMFFSGAVEVEIDKQGRINIPAKLREYANLDKDCTVIGVSNRIEIWDRQTWNDFYDESEDSFEEIAEDLIDFDF comes from the coding sequence ATGTTCATGGGTGAATTCGAAAATAAATTAGATATCAAAGGACGTATGATAGTACCGTCCAAGTTTCGCTATGACCTGAATGAGCGTTTTATTATCACTAGAGGCCTAGATAAATGCTTGTTTGGATATACACTTGATGAATGGCAAACCATAGAAGAGAAAATGAAAACCTTACCTATGACCAAAAAAGACGCAAGAAAGTTTATGCGTATGTTTTTCTCTGGTGCTGTCGAAGTGGAAATTGACAAACAAGGCAGAATTAACATCCCTGCTAAATTAAGGGAATATGCAAATCTTGATAAAGACTGTACGGTGATTGGCGTATCAAATCGTATTGAAATTTGGGACCGTCAAACATGGAATGATTTTTATGACGAATCTGAAGACAGTTTTGAAGAGATTGCCGAAGATTTAATTGATTTTGATTTTTAA
- the ftsL gene encoding cell division protein FtsL codes for MAVERVYEAYHQEAAQPQVTPNPKRKVTPQPETRKQQAKKTIVVGLTRFEKMLYISLVTIIAVISIYMLSLKMDAYDTNGKVASLEQKIEKQTSQNSALEAETKQNASYKRIYDKAHEQGMSLKNDNVKVVRKNAETQN; via the coding sequence ATGGCAGTAGAAAGAGTATACGAAGCGTATCATCAAGAGGCAGCACAACCACAAGTAACACCTAATCCAAAACGTAAAGTAACACCGCAACCCGAAACGCGAAAACAACAAGCCAAAAAGACAATCGTTGTTGGGTTAACAAGATTTGAGAAAATGTTATACATATCATTAGTAACTATCATTGCAGTGATTAGTATCTATATGCTATCGTTGAAAATGGATGCATATGATACAAATGGCAAGGTAGCAAGTTTAGAACAAAAAATTGAAAAGCAAACAAGTCAAAATAGCGCATTGGAAGCAGAAACTAAACAAAACGCCTCATATAAACGCATCTATGATAAAGCCCACGAACAGGGTATGAGCCTTAAGAATGACAATGTAAAGGTAGTGCGTAAAAATGCCGAAACGCAAAATTAA
- the murD gene encoding UDP-N-acetylmuramoyl-L-alanine--D-glutamate ligase, which translates to MLNYTGLKGKKALVLGLAKSGYECAKLLHLLGADVTVNDGKDLTQDAHAHDLEAMGISVVSGSHPLALLDESPIIFKNPGIPYTVPILEEAKKRGLKILTEVELSYLVSEAPIIGITGTNGKTTVTSLIGDMFSKSRESGRLAGNIGYVASKVAQDVRADEHLITELSSFQLLGIEKYRPHIAIITNIYSAHLDYHDTLENYQNAKKRIFENQTESDYLIFNYHQRHLIDTAQVKSKIIYFSTQQPVDGIYVENNYIVYQGMRLIHLDDIVLPGEHNLENILAAVMAAILAGVSISAIIQSLTTFSGIEHRLQYIGNNKTNKYYNDSKATNTLATQFALNSFKQSIVWLCGGLDRGNQFDELTPYMNNVRVMVTFGETQNKFVKLGESQGKYVLRAKDVAEAVDLVQDVIEPNDVVLLSPACASWDQYDTFEQRGEAFINAFRKHLPSH; encoded by the coding sequence TTGCTAAACTATACAGGATTAAAAGGGAAGAAAGCATTAGTCCTTGGATTAGCTAAAAGTGGCTATGAATGTGCCAAATTGCTACATTTGTTAGGCGCGGATGTCACAGTCAATGATGGTAAAGATTTAACACAGGATGCGCATGCGCATGACTTAGAGGCTATGGGAATTAGCGTTGTAAGTGGTTCACATCCACTAGCATTATTAGATGAATCTCCTATAATTTTTAAAAATCCAGGCATTCCGTACACTGTACCAATATTAGAAGAAGCTAAAAAGCGCGGACTAAAAATTTTGACGGAAGTCGAATTAAGTTATTTAGTATCAGAAGCACCGATAATTGGTATTACAGGAACAAACGGTAAAACGACAGTAACGTCACTTATTGGTGACATGTTCAGTAAAAGTCGCGAATCAGGACGTTTAGCAGGGAATATAGGATATGTTGCTTCGAAAGTTGCGCAAGATGTACGTGCTGATGAGCATCTTATTACAGAATTATCTTCATTCCAACTTTTAGGAATTGAAAAATATCGACCACACATTGCTATCATTACAAATATTTATTCTGCACACCTTGATTATCACGACACTTTGGAAAATTATCAAAATGCGAAAAAGCGTATTTTTGAGAATCAAACAGAAAGTGATTACTTAATATTCAATTACCATCAAAGACATTTGATTGATACAGCACAAGTAAAATCAAAAATCATTTATTTCTCAACACAACAACCTGTAGATGGCATTTACGTTGAAAATAATTACATCGTTTATCAAGGAATGCGTCTTATCCACTTAGATGACATCGTATTACCAGGGGAACATAATTTAGAGAATATTTTAGCGGCAGTGATGGCGGCAATTCTTGCAGGTGTGTCAATTTCTGCTATTATCCAATCATTAACGACATTCTCTGGCATCGAGCATCGACTTCAATATATCGGTAACAATAAAACGAATAAATATTACAATGATTCGAAAGCAACAAATACACTTGCAACACAATTTGCTTTAAATTCGTTTAAACAGTCTATCGTTTGGTTGTGCGGTGGACTTGATCGAGGAAATCAATTTGATGAGCTTACGCCGTACATGAATAATGTACGCGTAATGGTTACATTTGGAGAAACTCAAAATAAATTTGTTAAATTAGGTGAAAGTCAAGGGAAATATGTATTAAGAGCAAAAGACGTTGCTGAAGCAGTTGATTTAGTCCAAGATGTGATTGAACCTAATGATGTTGTGTTACTTTCACCTGCGTGTGCAAGCTGGGATCAATATGATACATTTGAACAACGTGGGGAAGCCTTTATCAACGCCTTCCGTAAACACTTACCATCACATTAA
- a CDS encoding beta-class phenol-soluble modulin: MSDLIKAIKDTVQAGIDHDWVTMGTGIADIVAKGIDVISGFFG, encoded by the coding sequence ATGTCAGATTTAATCAAAGCAATTAAAGATACAGTACAAGCAGGTATTGACCATGATTGGGTAACAATGGGTACAGGCATCGCTGACATCGTTGCTAAAGGTATTGACGTAATTTCAGGTTTCTTCGGTTAA
- the rsmH gene encoding 16S rRNA (cytosine(1402)-N(4))-methyltransferase RsmH — translation MFHHISVLLKETVDQLNIKANGVYVDCTLGGAGHSAYLLSQLSDEGRLIAIDQDMTAINNAKEKLKDELHKVTFVHDNFRNLAQVLDELGIEKVDGILYDLGVSSPQLDVPERGFSYHHDARLDMRMDQTQALSAYEVVNEWSYEGLVKIFFRYGEEKFSKQIARKIETRRQTQPIETTLELVELIKEGIPAKARRKGGHPAKRVFQAIRIAVNDELSAFEDSLEQAIDHVKVNGRISVITFHSLEDRLCKQMFQEYEKGPDVPRGLPVVPEAYTPKLKRVNRKPIVASDSDLEANNRARSAKLRVAEILK, via the coding sequence GTGTTTCATCACATTAGCGTGTTATTAAAAGAAACGGTAGACCAACTTAATATTAAGGCAAATGGTGTCTACGTGGATTGCACGTTAGGTGGCGCAGGACACTCAGCGTATTTGCTTAGTCAGTTATCTGATGAAGGTCGACTCATCGCAATAGATCAAGATATGACAGCAATTAACAACGCGAAGGAAAAGTTGAAAGATGAACTTCATAAAGTCACCTTTGTCCATGACAACTTTAGAAATTTGGCTCAAGTATTAGATGAGCTTGGGATAGAAAAAGTGGATGGCATTTTATATGACCTTGGTGTATCGAGTCCTCAACTTGACGTCCCAGAACGGGGATTTAGTTACCATCATGATGCGAGACTAGATATGAGAATGGATCAAACACAAGCGCTTTCAGCATATGAAGTAGTAAATGAATGGTCTTATGAAGGTTTGGTTAAAATATTTTTCCGTTATGGAGAGGAGAAATTTTCTAAGCAAATCGCTCGTAAAATCGAAACGAGACGCCAAACACAGCCAATTGAAACAACATTAGAACTTGTCGAACTGATCAAAGAAGGCATCCCAGCAAAAGCGAGACGTAAAGGTGGGCATCCTGCAAAGCGCGTGTTTCAGGCGATTCGTATTGCAGTAAACGATGAATTGTCTGCATTCGAAGATTCTCTAGAACAAGCAATTGATCATGTGAAAGTGAACGGTCGCATTTCAGTCATTACATTCCATTCATTAGAAGATCGTTTATGTAAACAAATGTTTCAAGAGTACGAAAAAGGACCGGATGTACCAAGGGGACTACCGGTTGTTCCAGAAGCTTACACGCCAAAATTAAAACGTGTAAATCGCAAACCCATTGTTGCAAGTGATTCAGATTTAGAAGCAAATAATCGTGCAAGAAGCGCAAAGCTTAGAGTGGCCGAAATATTGAAATAA